In Budorcas taxicolor isolate Tak-1 unplaced genomic scaffold, Takin1.1 scaffold3143, whole genome shotgun sequence, the sequence TAGATTTTTTGGTCTACAATGGAAATTTTCTTCGATggatcctttttttcttttatcttttcccttttcttttctaataagtaGACAATAAACCTTTAGTGCACTGTTTATAGCATCTAGTAATACTATGGTAATTTTCAATGAGATTTTGCACCATTGATTTACAAACTCATTTTCGTCGTTAGACATGCTACGAGATTTACCCGAGGGAAACATGGTTTTATTCCCCTTTCCTGAGCATTTTAAACTTTCACCCAATCCAGTTTTATTACTTTAAGAGATAAAGTGAAAGTTGGAGACGATATATAGTTTATCATTGCATTTTAAGCTAGttcctttgtttttatctttttttttaatttgagaagttaatctaaaataaatataatgattaAGCATGTAATCTGGATTGTAAATAAGCATTATGGTAGAGAGGTACCGGTTATGCAATGCTTGCTCAAGCAACTTTGTACAACCGAATGTAAGTGTCAAAAAAGAATTAGCCAAATGTATATCAAATATACATATTCAGGGGAATTAACGTTACACATGAGAATTGATTTCGAGACCACTCAGGAGGAAACGACATTAGCATTTCATTAATTCATGTCAACACAAGTGATATATATACCCAAttcataattaaaaagaataGTTTTAAGAAAACAACATTACATTTCACCATGTTTTGCCACGTCATTATTCTAATATTTGGTAATTACATAAATAACTCTAAATTTTAATAGATGGTGAAATGTACACCATCTTCTCTCCCAACCATTCAAAAACCTAACTTGTAGTTTTTACAGTTGGCACCCGGATTATTCTAGGAAATTACAGCTCGCACCCGGCTTATTCTAGGAATGTGCTGGATCTTCCAATGATCAAATCCTCCAGTATCTGTTCTTTGAAGAAATTGAGGTTGCATCCACAGTAACTCAAGTTGTTGCAAATTCTTAAGCTCTTGCAATCCATCTGGAAGCATTTGTAGACTCAAACATCCCCAGATACTGAGTGTGCGAAGGCATTTCATGGATCCTTTGGGTATTTGACTCCATGTGGTCAAATCTCTTGCATCTAAAATTGCAAATTCCTTGAGTGCTGGAAAGCTCTCTGGTTCACAAATTAACTGATTTCCTTGATAATTGTCTAAAATTTTGACAACTTCCAACCTTGGTAGTTGCCCTAAAGCAATGAAACAAAGTTCATCTAATTCACCATCCCGCAACCTGATATCACTTAGATTTTCATGAGAGGCAATGAAATCTCGTAGTCCAGTGAAGCCCTCTAGTTGGAGCTTCTCAAGAAATGGAGAAGCTGAAAGGTTTCCTAGTTTGATCGGTTTTCTTGTATCATTAACACATGCCCTCAGTTTCAGCGTTTGAAGATTATTCATCATTCCAATAGCAGTAAAGATGTTTGTCCACGACTCTTCAGAGAAAGATATATTCAATTTAGTGAGTTGTGTTGTGCGTCTCAGTTCCCTTGCATGATTAAGATTTAGATGTACTCCATCCCACGATTGGAGTTGAGTAAACTCGAAACTGATGTCTGGCATTTCCTTATACTCTCCAATGAGAAGATGTCTCAATTGCTTCAGCTCTGCTATCCCAGGAACAACATCCCTTTGAGTACCTCAGAATGTCCAACGTTTGCAGGTGGCGAAGTTTCTTTATAGAATCTGGAAGATCTTCGATCAGTTTACTCCATCTCAAACTCAAATATCTCAAATGAATTAAATCCCCCACTTCATCAGGTACATATATCACACAAGCACCTTCTAGGTCCAAAGTCCTTATCAATTTGATGTTCTGTAACATTTGAGACAATGATGAGTAAAACATGACACCGCTACCTGCTACAAGTGAACGTAGCTTTAACTTGTCAGTGTCAAGTTGCACGTTGGGTGCTTTTACATGAATTGCCAAACGCCTCTCATCTTCTACCAGAGTGTTTTGGTGGAGTGATTTTCCGAAATTCTCCTTTGCCATCATGTGAACAGAAACTTCACGCAAGAGGTCATGCATTTGGAAACTTTTAGACTCGTACCTGAATTGTAACATGCTTCTGTTTATGAGCTCATCGAAGTAACCTCTTGCAATGGCTTCTGGTGTTTGTCGATCATCGTTCTTGACGAAGCCCTCAGCTATCCACAGACGTATCAATTTATGGATGCTAATGCGAACAGACTTGGGGAACATTGCACCGTGATAAGAAGCAGGGTTTCAAATGAATTGGTAAATGATGATAACTCAATAACAGGACTCGATTTAGTTGAGCCAGATTCCCCTGCAATTCCAAATAAAGGTGTTGGTGTTGACGGACCTTATCCCATTTTCGCGAATCATCACCTTTGGTTGACATCAACTTGCCAATGGTTAAAATTGCAAGAGGTAAACCATTGCATCTGGCCACGAGTTCTCGTCCAATTCTTTCAATCGAATTGTTGGGACAGCTTCCTGGAGGGGTGTTATTCAAGAAAGCCGCTTTACAGAATAAATCCCAAGATAACTCGGGATTTAATGGATTTAACTTAACATCGGGAGACCCAACCCCATACCCGAGCTGAATGATAAACTTAACAGCTATATCTCCCTGACGACTGGTAACGATAACAGAGGACATATTATTTGCCGGAAGTGGTGCAATATATTCAGTAGTTTCAGGCTTCCAAACATCATCAAGGATGAGGACATACCTTTTCTTCTTCAAGTCATCGCCTATACGCTGTCGGAGCTCATTCTCGCTCAAACCGAGAAGCTCCTCGACTTTTGGGACCGGTTTACCAATGGCTCTGGATATTTCCTTCACCATTGACCTCAAAACCTCAATTGGAGAGGATTGATTCACGGAGACCCAAGCACAGCATTTGATTTCACTATTCATCTTAACTCTTTCAAAAACTTTATTGACAAGAGTCGTCTTCCCTGATCCACCAGGCCCCCACACCGTGATCACCCGCATATAATTCCTCGGCCGCTCAACAAGATCTAGTAGCTCAACAAATTCTGTGTCCATCCCAACTATATGTACGTTCTCGCCACGTTGGTAGTGACCAACTGGAGGACTGCTATCTTCCTCTTCCTCAGCTGCGGTTTGGCCCTCCCCTTGTAGAACCAGCTCTTGCTCTTGCTCTATGCTTTTGACCTTCTGATGGAACTGAAAGCGAAGCTTTGCCGTCTTGATGAAATAGTGCATGAAAGCCCCGATGTTGTTGACTTCACAGAAGTTGCTTGGCTTGTTGGACTCCAGAAGTTCGAACTCTTCTAAAACATCTTCGATGTCGAATGCTGCgtgtctggcttcttccactttAGCCAGAGTGGTATTTGGCCTTGGATTGAAAGTCAATTTTTTCATCTCTCCAAGTTTATTCGTGAgctttttaatttcatcattGAACCCCCATTGAAACTTGATTTCATCAATAGTTGCTTCCTTGAGTTTGTTAACCAGGGGTTCAATGATCTTCCAGACGCAGTCCATGTCTTGATGAGCTTTTTAGTCAACTAGGAATTTGCTTTTTAGTTATTGTGAGAATTCAATCGTTCTTGATTTGCTTCCACAACCTCGTTGCCTTTTTCTAACCAGTCATCTATAaacttatttttgtcttttataactTAGTCCTAATGTTAAcaccttttttaatttcattcccATTGTTTCAAaaagtgaccttttttttttttgccactaagGTTTGATTTGGTGGTAAAATTACTCGTTTGTTTGTGAGGTTGTAGTATCAATTGCTGCTAGTTACATATGTGTTGTATGACCATAGGCCTCCcttgaatcaaaaaaaaaaaaaaaaagtaacctttTTAGTccttaaaaattgtaaaaagttTCAGTTTAGTCTCTATTGTGAGATTTTAATTGTGACCGGTACATAAAACTTTAgagaataaattgaaaaaaagtgaaaatattggcGACTAAATTGTAATTTTTTGCAAACATTGTGGATTACATGCATCACTTTGAAACAATagagaagaaattgaaaaaaatgtaaacattaagGACTAAGtgagtcactttaaaaaaatagggaagaaattgaaaaaaaatataaatattaagggatacttttaaaataacagagataatttttttaaaaaaaaaaattgcaaatgtgTGGatcatttgtaaaattttatcattttctttttgttccctaCCGACATTTCTTGGGATTCAAAAAAACCCTAGTTAACCATAAGTTACGAAATGTAGCCACCAACTATGTTATCCTAGAACCCCAAATTTTACTTTCTCTTGATTatgaagatatttattttatttatacacgTATTTTATGTGCAAACAgggttaattttttaattgacatataaatattctttttaagtaTGGGGAGAGTCAAATGCAAACCATTTGTTAGCCCGTCTCTGGAAACCAAATTAAGCTTGGTATAAGAGTTTAAACTTTGGgagttaaattaattttatatctttatttattttggaacaAATTTAGCTAATAGTACCTCCAAATGTCAATACGATTCATGTCCTTGTATGTCCATTTCAAGTTTAAAGCTATTTCCATGAATGCGAGTAGTTGGCAGAGGAGGCGAAAATCTTAAATGGATTTAATGAGCTAGATGTAAATGGTAGTTGAGCGTGCTTTGGTCTATTGCTGGATCCCACTATGCTTATCAGGTTTGGAAGGAAAATATGCAGCCAAAAAGATGTGGATATCAAAGAGAGCCGGGTGGGAATGCAACAAATGAAGATATCTTATTTCCTTAAATTTAAGATATTTGGATCATGTCCGTATATTTAATCAtcttctattttaatttcattctaaCAGTTTTTTTACTTATAATAAGATCATGATCTTATTATAAGTAGAAAAATTGTTAGAATGAaattgaaataagaaaattattgaagtgaaactaaaataaatatctgATATAATAAGATCATGATCATATTATAAGTAGGAAAATTGTTAGAATGAaattgaaataagaaaattattgaagtgaaactaatataaatatctgataagatatttattttagtttcactccaacaattttcttatttttgagacttcatatttttattttattccaataACTCTCTTTATTTTAGTTGAACATATTattctaatgtatttttatttatattttttggtaaatagattttggtttgtttgtccATCAATAAACCAACATTAAAAATTAGTATAATATAGTTAACAAATAGACAATTTGATAGTAaactataattaataaaaatagatataCTAAACTACAACTAAAATCACATTATTCcgatattttttttatttatatatattttttgttaaatagttttttttatttatatatattttttgttaaatattttttttcatttatatattttaatacttaaCCCAATTCTGCTCCCAATATATCAGTTCCCTACTACAAACCCTCCCCACTTCCCTATCACTCCTGCCTTATCTTTTGTTGGGATTTATGTATGTCCTAAAGACCACTAACACTAGTATATCTCATGTAATGGatacttttagtttattttactaaATCGTTATTTTTTATTAGAAGTATTATTTATATCTCTCtacaatatatgtatgtgtgtataacgTCCTTGATTCAAGTACCTTAGGTTTGTAGTGGTTATGTACAGAAAGTCTACGTCATGAATCCTTGAATCAAAATCTTGGTTCATGACTTTAAAATAGAGTAGGGCAGTTTATCATAATAAGGTcataataatgagaaaatctCCTGATGGATAGAGCGATTTACCTTGGTCATTAGAGGCTTTCTGGACTTGTCTTACTAGTGCATGTTTCATGCTTGAACAAGACCGCTGTAGGTGTGACCACTATAACTTAGAGAGATCACTACACCTATTACTATTAAGTGGCTAGTGCTCTTAATCTTGAGCATATGCCTGCAAATGAACTGATGAAGTCAGGGATATGTGTTTTGAAACACTCTAAGTGAGATCCTGACCATAGGTCAACATCTTCATGTGTCGAATGCATGAACTTGATCACTCAGGACATGCATATGCAATATTCAGTCTAATTTGTCATCATGTGGTAAAATAATCACCCCTTTAGGATTATCTAATAGATTGTCTGTAACACCCCGATCCCTCTCGAGACCGGGAGTTCTATCAATCGATCTAATCACAACCTAAATCAAACCCGGGCATAATTTTCAGGGAAAACGGACGGAGTCTCTCCTGTTTCTAGGCAAAATGTAAAACCAGTGATAGCATATAAGTGGACCAATATTATGTCCAAACATTCAAAACcacctcaaggccatccgagTCTCGGTTCTCAACAATTTAAATTCAGCAAGTATACATACATTTCCAATTTAAAAGCTAAcctatctcttttcatttttgacaAGTACATTCGAACTAGACGGTTAAACCATACTAAGCTACTGCATAAAATAAACTATCATGCCATTCTAACTCTTTTCCTTTGGACATTACAGACATGCATTGAAGTTAAGCTATGCTAACTGATTACATAAACTAGCTTATCAATTCACCTCAGCTACTTAGctaaatttaaattacatttcttttgacAATAAATACAAACAACATATGAACATACATCTTTACAAACTTCGACACTCAAGCCACATAGGCACGCAAGACAACTCTTCAGGCAACGAACTTTCACGAAATAACGAACTTTCCAGCTAACAtgacatttcctgaaatgtggtggtgaggagtgagtatacacaacacgtatactcagtgagggcgagacagatatcgaattggagagaaagaaagtcgtGCAATGCAAATAAGACAGTTAAGCAATATAACTGATAAATAAGCAATCAAGACAAACAATCAATACAATAACCAATTACTGAAACCATTAACACAACCattcaaagctataccacactctgaaggctatggttcactcATACGAGCAATGTACCATTTCACGAGCGATACATCAATCTCGAGCTTGATGTTGACAACGATGACAATAAGCGCGCAACCACCTTATAACACCAGTTTGGAATACCCCGGAAGTATCCATCAATCTACGACCCAAATCTCCTTGGGAGGCAACCCAAGCGAGAAGAGGGAATAGCtacggagctagagcaaccaacactggcaacccgaggctacccagagaggcccatcactcacgcgctgacactatgcaatgcaagacTCGATACAAGGCGATAAACGAGCGATAGCACAACAATACAGAATAGAGGAGATAAATGAGATATCAAGCATTATCAACAATTGTTAAACATTTCAATCAATAATCAACTCTAACAAGCGTAATAAGCATTAACAAGCATTTACAATCAAACAAGTAACAAGAACAACACCAACTAACATTATCAAGCAATAACAAGTATTCTATAGGCATTATAAGCATTCTATAGGCAACATAAGCATTCTATAAGCAATATTctatgaaaacacacaaaatcaTGAAAATGACCCCAACTTACCAAACTCTACTACTTTCAAACGAGCCACGAGTTTTGGAAACCGACTTCACCAATCCTCCTAGGTCACTATAAGGCACGTCTAAAGACCCCGAAACCCTACTTAACCCTGGAATTCACGCAAAGTCCCGATTTCCCCCTTTGCTCATTTGAACTACAACTATACTAACGAAACACCCAACCAATGCCATAATcgcaccaaaagtgcttccatggccTCCCGAAACAATGTCATCAAGCAAAATGAGAAAACGCTAAACTCGACCTAAATGACCCCGACTTTCACCAAGgcgtttttctcattttttccgtTAGGCAACCTAAAAAAATCATGCATTTAGGCATTCTAGCATACCTAGCACCTTTTCACATCAACAGACAGCATAACAACGCAACTTTATCGTTTCAAGGGTTTACTATTCACAAAATACTATTCAACTAACAATTTATATTCAATTTCAACATTCAAccgcagaaaatgttaaaaagctataaatacgTGTTCTACGATTGCTAGGGAATATACTTTAAGCaatgaaacagacaaaataaCAACCTACGgttaaatcacaaaaattaaagtttatgttCAACATTTTCAAATGCGCAAATAACGATGAAACCCTCACCTTAGACGCTCCTAGACACTAGGGAAACCTCGTAGGATGCCTCGGAAACCACCCCGTGCAAGCTCACGCGAAGATTTGatgatttgttttgaaatttttttctttctttttctctttcttttcctcatggcTTCAagcctttcttctctgtttttttcgTTTGCATTCtgcttatttaggaaaaaaaatgacaagaagtCAAAGGTCAAAGATTCGGTCAACCCGCTAAACCAAAATAGCTATGCGCGACCTTACGAAAACGGCCATAACTTCTTCTAGAAAACTCCAATTCACGAACGGTTTGAAGCCTCAGAAACTAGACTCATAGAGCTTTCCAACCATATATAATTTGCTACCTAACTCTTCCCCAATTGGTTCAGATTTACTTCCAAATTTGACCCAAAATTTGACTAACTTAacattgcatttttttatttctaatcccaagtttgccttttattaaacatttcaaaaattttcacCTTGTCCTAGTTGGTCAATGTAGATGAAAAGTCAACTAGTTTGGTCAAAGAAGGTGAAAGgtcaataaaatacaatttaaatgaactttaaatgCTATTGAATACATGCCAGGTTCGGGGTATCACATTGTCCAAAACTAAGCAATTAGTGGTATAACTTGTTGTAGCTATATTAGATATTAGACTTGTTGGTTGCAAGATCAAGTGTACAATGTTTCGAGGATGATTAATTCTTGAATTAGAAGTCAAAGGAGAGGATGCAATAAAAGGATTGATAGTACAAGGTACAAGACCTTGTCTTGATTGTGGGTATTTCATAGATGGGCATTTTGATTATTTGCTTAATAGGTCAAAGACAAGGGTTATATCTTGGCACGACAAGTTTATGTTAGATATAGTGTTTGTCTTAAAGTGTCGCCATAACTCTTTGGAAGGATAAGTTAGGGGTAAAATAGTCATAATGCATTATGGGTTTAGCAAGTACAATATTTTAGTTTTGGATGTAGGATGATCAAAAACACTTTTTTGGATTAATTTGAATCAAGCTACAAATAACTTGTGAACGAATTTGGACATGCTATATGAGgaagtttttttaatttctttttgtaattttagTTTAATTTCTTTGAACATTAAGGAATATTTCATAGTTTAGTGTAGGATTTTTTATATAATAGTCTcgattttatagttttaaacttGGTGTTAATGGTTtaatgctttatatatttagatgaTTTATGTTCTTCATTATTTATTGTCTATTATTTTACTATGCTTGTAATTAATATGTGTATGCTCAATCACATAAATATAGATTTAGActttattacaaaaatataatttgtacTGTAGTTTTTTACACTTGATTAATTGATATGTTAGTCTAGGAATTGAGGACAAATCTACACTCCAAGATAAAGAACATGGAGATAGCGTTGTACTTCCAAGCTAGGTTTAACATTGTAATAGATTAACAAATTAGGCTTGTATACTAATCCCATATCAAAATATGAAAATCCTAAGTTTGTACTTAGAATTCAAATTTTACATAGGAATCCAATCTCTAAATATTTCCAATTGTATTTACATTCCAGCTTTAACATCCATGTTTTAatttagcttttttatttttatttgtattagttttagCTCACAATACCAAACAATCATCTGATTTACCAACAATCATTTAGGCACTTTACACATACTTTTTCACAAACTTCTAACTACTTCTTTGTGGATTCAACCAGTACTTAGTACACTACACTACAAAAATTGTTGCACTTGTGAGTTAAAACTTGTGTTATAATTGAACTTACTGTAGGTTAAGCACATCAATATATACAgatcacatatataatataacCTACAAAAACTAAAAGGATAATGCCTAATAAACTACCTAAAATTACACTTCTACCCAATGTTAATTAACCCATTAGTATGTATTCAATGATTATGTAAGTTATATTTAATCATCTTATTGTGTATGATtttagattcattttatttttgtgctttttcgacatttaaattgatattttcattgtatttttattgtgtatgattttagattcattttatttttgtattttttagacatttaaattgatattttcattgtattttttagGTTAGTTTTCTATGTAAATAAGGTAAAATATTTCTATAACTACTAAActatctcttcagtcatgtcttgacCATCAAATTTTTTTTGGTCCTATTTTGGTCATTCATCTATCAATTAGGttttattttagtcattctgtcaaatttttttttttgttgaaatAGGCCAACTGTTAAGGGTAAAatcataaattaat encodes:
- the LOC128071264 gene encoding uncharacterized protein LOC128071264, with the protein product MDCVWKIIEPLVNKLKEATIDEIKFQWGFNDEIKKLTNKLGEMKKLTFNPRPNTTLAKVEEARHAAFDIEDVLEEFELLESNKPSNFCEVNNIGAFMHYFIKTAKLRFQFHQKVKSIEQEQELVLQGEGQTAAEEEEDSSPPVGHYQRGENVHIVGMDTEFVELLDLVERPRNYMRVITVWGPGGSGKTTLVNKVFERVKMNSEIKCCAWVSVNQSSPIEVLRSMVKEISRAIGKPVPKVEELLGLSENELRQRIGDDLKKKRYVLILDDVWKPETTEYIAPLPANNMSSVIVTSRQGDIAVKFIIQLGYGVGSPDVKLNPLNPELSWDLFCKAAFLNNTPPGSCPNNSIERIGRELVARCNGLPLAILTIGKLMSTKGDDSRKWDKSVRISIHKLIRLWIAEGFVKNDDRQTPEAIARGYFDELINRSMLQFRYESKSFQMHDLLREVSVHMMAKENFGKSLHQNTLVEDERRLAIHVKAPNVQLDTDKLKLRSLVAGSGVMFYSSLSQMLQNIKLIRTLDLEGACVIYVPDEVGDLIHLRYLSLRWSKLIEDLPDSIKKLRHLQTLDILRYSKGCCSWDSRAEAIETSSHWRV